The nucleotide sequence CATAAGAGCCAGGATAAAGGATCGAGGATAAAGGCGAAAGGAAGATCCTTTATCCTCGATCCTTTCTCCTTTCTCCTCCTGTAAGGAGTATCGGTATCCGCGCCCCGACCCGGTTTTCTTCGGAGGTCACGATGCTTTTGTAGGCCAGGGCTTCGACCCCGGCGGCGGTAACTTCGCGGAGCAGACGGCCGTATTCGGGATCGATGGCGTCGGCGGGGGTGAAGGCGGTCGCTTCGCCGCGCTGGACGAGAAAGAAAATCACCGCCCGATAGCCCTCCTGCCGGGCCCGTAACAGTTCCCGCAGATGCTTTTGGCCGCGCGTGGTCACGGCGTCGGGAAAGCAGGCGACTTGCGGATCGCAGCAGAGGGTGACGTTTTTAACCTCGACCAGCACCTTTTCCCCAGGCTTTTCCAGCAAAAAGTCGATACGGCTGTCATGATAGCGGAATTCGGGCCGGACTTCGAACCCGGCGAGTCCGTCGATCCAGCCCTGGCGCAAGCCCTCTTCCACCACCCGGTTGGTGCGGTGGGTGTGGGTATCGACCCAGTGCCCCTCGACCTCGATCAGTTCCAGGGTGTAGCGCAGCTTGCGCGCCGGGTTGTCGGCGGCGGAGATCAGTACCCGATGCCCGGGGACGGCGCACTGCTTCATGCTGCCGGTGTTGGGGGTGTGGGCGGTAACGACGGTGCCGTCGGCCAGTTCGACGTCGGTGAGAAAGCGCTGGTAGCGGCGCAGCAGACGCCCTGCGATGAGGGGCGCGGGGAGCTTCACCCGGCGATCTCCGCCATCTCCCGTTCGGAGAGTCCAATCAGGTAAAGGATGGAATCGAGATTCTGTTGATTGATGTGAAAATCGGCCTGTTCCCGCACCCGCGCCTTGGCGTTGAAGGCGATCCCCAGCCCGGCTCGCCCCAACATCGGCAGATCGTTGGCGCCGTCACCGATGGCGATGGCCTGGTCGAGGGTAATCCCTTCTTTCCCGGCGATCTCTTCGAGCAGTTGCGCCTTGCGCGCGCCGTCGACGATGGTCCCGGCAACCTCGCCGGTGACGATGCCGTCG is from Desulfuromonas acetexigens and encodes:
- the sfsA gene encoding DNA/RNA nuclease SfsA translates to MKLPAPLIAGRLLRRYQRFLTDVELADGTVVTAHTPNTGSMKQCAVPGHRVLISAADNPARKLRYTLELIEVEGHWVDTHTHRTNRVVEEGLRQGWIDGLAGFEVRPEFRYHDSRIDFLLEKPGEKVLVEVKNVTLCCDPQVACFPDAVTTRGQKHLRELLRARQEGYRAVIFFLVQRGEATAFTPADAIDPEYGRLLREVTAAGVEALAYKSIVTSEENRVGARIPILLTGGERRKDRG